In Malus sylvestris chromosome 15, drMalSylv7.2, whole genome shotgun sequence, a single genomic region encodes these proteins:
- the LOC126603089 gene encoding uncharacterized protein LOC126603089, giving the protein MAREHVRGRNWTFEEDVSLCLAWVSVSEDGAVGTNQNKKVLWDKIIAKFQENCNGSGRDCGGVYDRWKTINKACTLWKGSLERAMVGMPSGRSAIEIGDKAMEIYKTRVTPKIQVFKLQHAWDVLKDCPRWATDADQQWGRLFQREAAPRNEGGDEGVDEMTPSPSLARPPGRDKQKEAKRKGKSQDLTSGDFATGIAKLHETHSASQEEAARLRLQMKEISDREENRFEIEFMMKDLSKYTPERKKFLRNKQKEIMRKSASRSMFQDDESSEPYIPTFQRSPSPSEDGGYDC; this is encoded by the exons atggcaagagagcatgttagaggtcgtaattggacctttGAGGAAGATGTTTCTTTATGCTTGGCATGGGTTTCTGTTAGTGAAGATGGTGCAGttggcacaaatcaaaataaaaaggttttgtgggataaaatcattgcaaagtttcaagaaaacTGCAATGGCAGCGGGCGAGACtgtggtggtgtttatgatcggtggaagactatcaacaaagcatgcactttatggAAGGGAAGCTTAGAGAGAGCCATGGTTGGCATGCCTAGTGGAAGGAGCGCCATAGAAATT ggtgacaaagcaatggaaatttacaagacaagagtaACACCAAAAATTCAAGTTTTTAAGTTGCAACATGCTTGGGacgtcctcaaggattgtccaaGGTGGGCAACTGATGCAGACCAACAatggggaagattatttcaaCGTGAAGCCGCACCGAGAAATGAAGGTGGCGATGAAGGTGTCGATGAAATGACCCCATCTCCTTCTTTAGCAAGGCCCCCGggaagagataagcaaaaggaagcaaagagaaaagggaagtcccaaGATTTGACGAGTGGAGACTTTGCTACCGGAATTGCAAAATTGCACGAAACTCATAGCGCTAGCCAAGAAGAAGCGGCCCGATTGCGTTTGCAAATGAAGGAAATCTCGGATAGGGAGGAAAATAGGTTTGAAATTGAATTCATGATGAAGGACCTCAGCAAATACActccagagaggaagaagttcttacgtaataagcaaaaggaaattaTGCGAAAGTCTGCCTCAAGGAGTATGTTTCAAGATGATGAATCCTCTGAACCCTATATCCCAACATTTCAACGAAGTCCATCACCAAGTGAAGATGGTGGATATGATTGttaa